The Fulvia fulva chromosome 11, complete sequence genome segment AGCCTGATAAGTGGCTTCAAAGTTCAGGTCTTCCGACGGAATCGACTGGAGAAGCTCAGGGAGTACGTGAAGGACCACTGGACAGAGGACGACGTGATTCTCACCTGTATCAAGACTGGAGAGGCACACGACACGTACGAGGTCCGATTCGGATGAGGATTTTCAGGATCACGTCGGTGTGAGAGGCCATGGGTAATAGGCGATCTTTGTGTGTCGGGGCTGCCGCTAAACGCACCTCAGACGAGCTTCACCAAGACCCTCAAAAAGACTTCTCCAACCCACTCTCACCCTCCTTCGCTCTCTTCTTCGCCTCCTTCTTCAGCCTCTTCTGCTCCCTCCTCCTCGCCTTCTCCTCCGGCGTCTCATCCTCCTTCTCCTGCGACCTCTCACTCTCCTTTGACACCACCCTCTCCAATCCATCCTCCTGCTTCTTCTTTTTCTTCTTAGACGACGGCGGCGGCATCGAGTCACCATTAACCATCTCCACATCGCCATCGATCAGGTTCTCGCTCTTCCGCCTCTTCTTGTCTTTCTTCTTGCTCTTTTCCGTAAGAGCAGTTTCTGGCTCGTCCGCGGCGCCATGGGCACCAAGAGTCTTGGGGAATTGGAAGCCTTTGTTTGATGATTGCTGGCCTTCGTCGTCGCTCGAGCCCGACATCATTCCTGGGTCTCCTTTGCCGAAGCCTGGTGGTTTGTATCGCATCTTGAGTCCTTTTGGTTGCGGCCGTATGTCACTCACAGGCGCCTGAGCGATGTCTGCCGCTGCATTACTGCCAGTGTTGAGGTCTGCCTGCTTCTTGCTCAGATTCGGTAGCTCGATCTTTTGTTGAAGGCGTAATGTCCGATCAACATTCTGTCCAGCATGCTGGAAACCTGCATCGCCCGGTAGCAGGACGTTCGAGAACTTCGTGTCGTAGCTTGTATCCTCGTCAAGGACGTAGTCTACATCCTTGTAGTTTAGCACCGGCGTGCCATTCGATACTGCGTCCAGAGCGACTTCGGTGATTGTCTTGATGGGTACGTTTGAAGGTGCAGTGATGTGCCATATCTGCTTTCCTGCTAAGTTCTTCTTCGAAAGGTGCGAATCGGAGTCAGGAATTTCGACGTCGAAAGATGAGTATCCCGAGGGCGGCTCGAATGGCTTTGCGGGTATGCTTTGCAGCGAGGATTGCTGCTGTTGGGCCAGCGCAGGCTGCTTGTCCTTTGGGGTGGCTGCTCTCGCCGCCGCTGCTGATTTCTCTGCCTCTGACTCTGCACTGCTCTCTTCCTCATCGGACGAAGGCGGCGAGGCAGCTTTCGTAGTTGTTGTCTTTGCCTTCTTCGCTTGTGGCTTCTCAGCCTCTGCCTCTTCGTCTGAGCTTCTGGACTCCTTCCCAGACGACTCTTCCTCTTCAGCCTTTCGCTTCACGCCATTCACCTTCGGGGGTACGCCCTCGGGCTTCTTGGGCACAACCTTCGTTGTCTCTTCTGCAGAACTGGACTCTTCGCTTTCGCTGCTGGGAGGTGAGACTGCCTTGCTCTTCTTCGTGCTTTCCTTCTTCGTTGTGGACTTTGGCGTGGGTTTCTTCGGTGTAGTCTTCTTTGGGACAGGTGCTGGTTCGTTGTCGCTGTCCGAGTCTGCTATTCGTTCCTCGCTGAGGCCGGAGGACTTCGAGGTCGCTTTTGTGGACTTGGCAGGTTTGGCGTTTGTGGACTTGGCAGGTTTGGCGTTTGTGGTTGAAGCATCCTTCTTCTTACTCGATGAGGGCTTCGCAGCCTTGTCTTTGGCCATGGCTGGCTCTTTTACAGACATTGATTCAACACAGCTTGAAACATTGACATTGGCACGCGAAAAAGATGGAGCTCTGGATGCCTGAAAGTTCGCCGAAAATAGAATACCTACACGTACACCCATCTGCGTTGTTCTGAGCATGCTACATGTACACCATATGCGTTGTTCTGAATTATTTTCTATACAATTCAATCAAGCCAGCATCTCGCATAGCATGGCGCAAAAGAGATCGGCTCGAGAGGCTTGCTCAAAGCCGTCAGGTAAGGCAGACTACATCCATCTCGTTGGACGACCTCACCTCAGCAAGCGTCGATTCATAGCATTCTCTCTACCAATCTATGCCTGTCTCTACTACGCAGCGGCAATACTGGAGCCTCAACTGTGAGTCAGGAGGATCTTTGATCGAATGCTGATCGCCAGTAGTTCCGCTGAGCGCTGCTGCCGCTCTCAAGCAAGCCAGAGAAAAAGCTGCGCAACCCGAAGCAGAGCCGGACTCGCCCTCGCTCGCCACCGCGGTGGCTGCTGCACCCTACGATAGCGTGATCGACGGCGAAGATGCTTCATCAGACGGCGAAGCGATGGTTATCGACGCGCCTTCCAGCCCAGACAGACCACTATCAACATGGCGACCAACCAAGCAGAATGTGCTGCGGAGCGACAAGGAAGGCTATGAAGTCCGTCTGAAGGCAAATGACAGTGTCACGCTTGGGGGTGAGTACGATCTACACGTATCAAATGGTCTTGTCACCATTGCAGGAGCAACGCTACACCCGGCTTCTGGTGTGCAAAGAGTGCACGCGCTCCCCACTCAAGCACTACCTGCTGTGGTAGCGAGGAAAGCGTCTACTGTCAAGTTTAGCTCTGTGCCGTCGAGCGTCGACTGTCTGTCGCATTATTCTCCTCTTTATCGAAATACTGGCACCAGGGACAGCACAGGAAGGTCGTTCTCGTTTCTGTCCAGCTCGAACGACGATATCCTACAACGCCCACTAGCGCCACTTGACATAGATAACGACATTAGGAATGTCATCTCACGAATCGTGGCCAAAGCGACAGGAAACGGTCGAAATCGAATAATGGCAGTGGGAGGCAAATCTACAGGGAAATCGACTTTCAACCGTCTGCTTTGCAACACAGTTGTCACCTGGCCAGAGAAGCCGAATCTTTACTATCTCGACTTAGACCCAGGACAGCCAGAATTCGGGCCTCCTGGACAAATTTCTCTTGTTAAGGTGACGTCTCCATTGTTGGGACCTCCCTTGACCCACCCAGCATCGCCACGGTCGCATAGATTCCAGCGAATCAAATCGCATATCATCGCTGCGACATCCTTCAAAGACGATCCAGAGCTCTACGTTAGCTGTGCGAAGGAACTCGCGCGACACATACCTCCAACAGCTACAGTCATCGTCAACTCATGTGGCTGGGTCAACGGCTTGGGCGCCACAGTCCTGCTCGAGTTGACTACTGCGCTCCGCATCACCGATACGGTCCTGATACAACCAATCGATTCGGATCTCGAGGAAGCTATACGCAGGCAATCCCAATCAATACATGTCCTGCCGCGCCGCCAAGGCAGACTCACGACGCACAAATCACCTGCAGAGCACAGAGCGATGCAGACGATGGCCTACCTCCACCACAAACACAGCTCTTCGACAGACAGCATCAAGTGGGTTGACAAGAGCATCAACATGATACGACCATGGAAGGTCAGCTACGCCCACGAATCACTTGGCGTCACGGCAGTACTTTCGTATGGTCAAGCGCCACATCCAGACTTCCTCGCTGAAGTGTTGGACGGCTCGATAGTCGCGATCGTCGTGCTTGACGGGGGGTACACTCTCCAAGACGTACATCGCACTGTGGAGGAGCAGTTGCCATACAGTAGCGTCGAATCTATTGATCCAGAATGGAGTCATTGCGCTGGCATAGCGCTCGTGCGTGGTATCGACACCGAAGAGAAGGAGGTGCAGGTGGTGACACCTCTTAGCGAAACTGAAATTGCCGGGATCATGGACAAGCAAATTGTTCTGGTGCGAGGCGCTTTTGACTCCCCGGATTGGGCGTATACTGAGGATCTGCATGCTGCCGGTGATGCGCCTGATGACGAGCGGCCGTGGGTGAGACAAGGTGGGCAGGTCGGCATCGAAGGGGCAATCTGGAGGCTGCGGCACCCGCCGACTCGTGATCAGACCAGATGAGCTGGGCGCTGCTTCGAGGCAAACAGCATGTTCTCAGCTGCCGTCAGCTCATACTGGCATACAAGACCCTCACGAACCCGCGCGTCATGAGATGGACACACCAATCGAATCAGGGAAATCATCTTGTACATCACCTCTACCCTCCCCGACCCTCAATCTCCTGCACCTGTCTAAACCCACACCGAAACGCAACACTATCTCTCAGGTCAACGACAGCATGCTTACTCCCCACATACACTCCAGACACCACCCTCGCAATCTTATCCCTCACACCATCTTCACTTTGCGGCCTCTCAACTTTCGTCACGGTATACCTCCCCAGCTGCGTCTTGATTGGACACTCAACGCCTGGCGGAATTCCCGCCACGAAAGCATCACAGTCTTTCCAGTCCGCGAGCCAGACGGAGGGGACTTGTATGCGAAAGTTGTATTTCAGTTCGTACTTGAGGGACGAGGCTGCGCCGAGTCTGGCGGAGGGGATGGGCTCAATCTGGAGGGTGTGAGTCGGCGAAGATCCACGGGAGATGGAATTCGAGAGCTAACCTTGTAAACCACCATCCCTCGCAGGAAGTCTTCCGGGTCATCGTTAATCATCGCTATAGCGAGTTGTTTGGGCGTCAGGTCTGGGAGGATGGTGACTTTGGTCAGGTCGAAGGATTCTGTTGATAGGGTTGTAGACATGTTGGAGGTACGGATGTGGATGTGAATGTGAATGGTGATGTTGTGGGTGAGGAGGTGGCCATTGTTGCAGGCATTGCGACGACGAGGCAAAGCATAGCATGAGGCAAGAGCGTACGATCACGCGGAATCCGGCAGGGGCATGTTGATGTATGCTTGTGTTGGAAAGAGCGACTTGGGCGCGAACCTCACGGGGCTCACGTGCTTTGCTAGCCTTGCGTGCATTCACGGAGGGAGTAGGGAAGGTACATGTGAGAAGTTGCATTCACTCACGAGGAGATGAAGTGGAAGGGGCGAGTCTGTGCGTGCGCCTCACATGTTCTTATTTAACACATTACAACGATGCTGCTGCCCTTCTTCTCGACAAACACCACGCGCTACAGCCTCTCTGCACCAACGGCCGTCACCCACCAACTACCAACAATCACTAACCCAACGCACACATCACCACAACCACAACCATGACAACCCCAACAATAAACTACAAAGGCATGACAGAATCCTATTCAATCTTCTACGTACGTACTTCCACCTCCCTCCCCAATCCCCTCCTCTCACTAACATCCCCTCCCTCCCTCCAGATCGAAATCCTCATCCCCGACGGCTTCGGCTCAGGCGACGCTTACGCACTCCTCCTCGACCTCGTCTGCAAGCTCTACTCCCACAATCCAAAAGTCTTGCTGAGAGAGGTTGACGATCTCCCCTATGGTGCGCCGAGGGCTTTCTTCTGTGGTGTTCCGGAGCGGGGCGCGTGGCCGGGGAATGGTATTGCAGGCTTGGGGCTGGAGGAGGATGGGGAGGAGAAGGTGAGGGTTAGGAAGATATGGCCGTTGGGGGAGGGGCAGGGAGGGGGCGGGGAGGATGTGGATAAGGTGGAGGAGGGTAAGCGGAGTGTGTGAGGAAGGGATCTCTCGAGGTGTGGTAAGGATCTGGGGAGGTATGGAGCAGCGCAGATGCCGTCCTGCCCGAGAGTTTTCACAGCATGAAGCGCAACATTCGGAAGCCCATACATTCTAACCCCATCTCCCCTCCCTCCCCTCCTACCCCTCCCTCCCCTCTCCTACCCTACTTCAAAAACCCCGGCCCCCACTTATGATCCAACAACTTCGCCACCTTGCCCCTCTGCTCCTTCTCCTTATCCACCACCAATCCCTTCCCATTTCCGCTCACCACACTACTCCGTCTAGGCTCTGCTACACTACCCCTCCTCCCCTCTCCGAAATCTGGACTCTTCCGTCCCTCGTCCCTGCTACGACTTCGTCTCCGCTCGGCATCTTCGGCTCTGATCCAGCGTGTTGCGATCGGGGTGCTGGAGTTGTCGAGGGGGGAGGGGTCGGGTGATGTTGAGTCTGGCGAGTGGGAGTGTGATGTTGAAGTTGAGGTGGTGTCTGGAGGGATGGGTTAGGAAGAGGATATGGGATGTGACGGGGTGGTGTGGGATAGTGGGGGCGGCACGTACTGTTTGTTTTTGTTTGGGTTGTTTCGTCGTCTTTGTGGAGGTCTGACATTGTGGTAATTGACGGCGTGCTTGGGTCAGGTCGTAGTGATGTTGTGTAGTGTGAATCGTAGAACAGGCAGCGTGATTTGGCTTGGTATTTTGCAGCGCTTTCTGTCTGCTTTCTGGGGTGATGTTTCTGGCTGGACAGGTGAGCAGGAAGGTGTTTGAAAGACTATGTACCACTCCATCAACACATCTAGGCCTACCTTGAGCCTGTTATCGCGTCGCGTGCCCGTGGCGTGATGCATGTCTCCATCTCGCAAAGTGGCGGCCAAGCAGCTCACCCCAGCTTCTTCCACGTTTCCAGCCAATTTCCATACAATCGCCCCAGCGCCCGTATCTTCGCAACAACTCATTATCGAGGCTGTGTAGCACAGGGGACGTCCAAGTCTGGGCTCTGAAGTCTCGGCAGTGATTGCAGTCAATAGTCTAAGGTGTGCCATGGAGACTCCAAGGCTTATGTGGGTCGTTTGGCTCGGCGCTGCTCACCACCACGTCAGGCGCGCGGCGAGAAAGGGTCTCGGTGATGATGCTTTTTCGCAACATCATGCGCCAGGCGATAGTCGATGAATACGAGTTCTGATTCAGAGCTTGGCAGCTTCGTCGGATCGAAGCGCGTATCAGCAGCATACTCTTCCACCTCTGCATCCGTTGGCCAACCTTCCCACTCCTCAACCTCCTCAACGACCCCTCGCACAGCATCGATAAGTTCCGTTTCTGCTGGGCTGCGCAGAGCTGCTAGAATAGATGGTCGTGAATTTGGAAACTCGGCATCCACGACCTCCTTCTGCTTCGTGCTGTTTGCGAGCCAGCTCCTCTCAAGAAAGACCCTCAATGCGACGATGACCTTCCGCATCATGGCGGTACCGTTCCTGTCATGACTCTGTCGCTCCGCCAGCTCCTTCCAGTTGTCACGCATCCAGCGCACAGTAGTAAGTAGTCCATCGTAGTCGGCAAACCACCCGAGAGTACGGACGTAACCATGCAAGATAGCTGCACTGGGTACAACGAGCAATCTCGGCACATTTGCAGCGAGAGTAGCCTCCTGCGCATCCGTGACTGCGGGAGAAAGCGTCTCATCTTGCCCAACCAAGGCCCCGAATTCGCCTTTGAGACGGTTTTGGTGGCTTGGTCTGTTGCTTGGTCTTTTGCGTAGCAGAACCCTCATGTCCTCGCGCAGAACATTGAAAGGTCTGTCACATACCACGCCGGCTGCGTCATCGAGTACACTCTTCTGCAGGATCGCCCAGGCTGCGATAACCATGTTCTCGGTAGTCAAACAAAAGCTACGGAAAGCCAGAACATCGGGATCTAGATGGTTCTCTCTCATCAACACCAACAGACGACGGGCGATGCGATACGCGTTGATTGCACAAGCATGGTGCTCAATCTCTATTGGCAGCTTCGATGGAACCCAATGGTCACCACGGCTCTTCTGGTCAGCGGATTCTTTGATGTCAACGCTTTGCAATCGGGTCAAGAGTTTAGCTCGCGGCAACCAAGCTCTACTCATTGCAACGCGATTCTTTTTGTTCGTCAGCCCCTCCAGCAGGACTGACCACAATCTTCGATGCAATACAGGACGATCTCGAAGCAACTCGAGCGCACGAGTCATAAAGAGCGTAGGGTTCAAGCGGCCGTGTATCGCCCGGGCGTTCTCTTTCGCTAACGAAGAAGAAAGGCCCCAGTCTGGTTCTGCTGACGCTCGCCAAAGTGGTACACGTCCAAAGCGGGCAAAGACTTTCACGATTGCTCCATAGATGGCAGGCGGTATCTTCGTGATATCGCGAATGATGTTTGGGACGAGCACGCCAGTGATGTCCGGATATGTTGAGGAAGCGTCCTCAATGCGCTGTGCAGCTTCTTGCACTGTGGCGGCGTGCTGGATCAGAAATGCTAGGCAGTGTCCCTTGAAAGTCACCTTTTGCGATGTCAGTGTCCTGTAGAATTCGTCCACAGTGGGCGGCTTGGTGCGTGTGTATGTGTACAGATGAGTGGAAGGCGGTAGTGGTGCTATTTCGACAGTGTCACCAGGAAGCAAAGGCCATGCCTTGTCCGATCGAATATGTCGGCTGTAGTGGTTGCGGTGTCTGCCGGCCCGGTATGAACGATTCTCCTCGTCCCGCAATCTCGTCAGGATAGCCAGGTAGACAGCTTGGTCATGAGGCAGCTTTTGATCTTCCCAAGCAAGATAGCAAGCCCAAGCTTCCTGGATTGTGCGAGTACTAGAAATCTTGGCAGGCCAACCTTGTTCGTCCCGTAGATATCTCGTAGACATGCGTGCGCCCGGCTGTTCGTGCAGTGCACGCATCTGGATGGTAGGTGTTCCATCGGGATCCCAGCCTGTGTACAGCTGGGCGGTTCTCTCCCATTGCAGTGGACGATAGCCAGCTTCTTTCATTCGAGTCAGCGTAGCACCAGCTCTCGAGGTGCCATATTCTGCATCGATTGACGCGTCCATGGCCGTGCGGTCCACCTTCCATGGTGGCCAAGACAGCGCTTTCAACTCTGCCCACTGTATTTCGTTTGGGGTCTTCCTCTGGGAAAGCTGAATTCGTATGACGGCACGGTAGCCTTGACGGTCAATGTGGAGCGGCGGGTCATGCTCTGCCATGTAGCGCAAGATTGGCACTATCGCGGCTTCCTGGTGAGGATTGTCCTTGAAGGGCTGTATTGCTGTCGCGTATGAGACCAGGCCCATGATCTTGTTCAGCTCGTAGGTGACGGTAGAGAGTCCTTCCCGGTCGTAGGGCTGGAGAGTCTCGCGGTAGGCTAGATGATGCAGCATGAGCTCCACAGTGGCGCGCATGGATTGCGGCCACACCTCGCGAGCATGACGCAGCAAGCGGATGACAGCGAGGAGAATGGCATGTCGATCGTAGTCTGGGTGTGGAACAGATTGAGCTCGTTCCTTGAACATGATGGTGGCGAGGTTGATGAATGTTCGTAGCGCTCGAGCACCAATGTAGCTTCGCTTCAGGAGATTCAGGTAGACGAAGATGGGAAAGTAGTTGGAGCCACGGCTCTCGGAATATCGGGCCAACTTTTGGGCGGCGTCGAAGGAGTTCTGTGTGGTGACAATGTCTGCCAACGCTTCGATGTCTTGCAGCGTGAGACCTTTCCGCGCCAAGAAACGTGCATGTAGTGGCGCCAGTGCGAAGGGTGGTTCCCACTCGGCGGGCACGGAGTCGAGCGAGCGGGGTTTGTGACGGATGAAGTCGGCGAGGATGCGCTGCACTGAGACGTCGTGCAGTCGAGCATGTCGTTGGGCTTCAGCAAGCTTGTCTTGGTCGGCCCACGGGCCATAGTCTTGTGTTGGCGCGCGGCTCTGTGGATCGACGTAGGAATGGTCGGGCTTCCGTCGACGGTTCGAGGCATGCGGAGGTAGTTGAGCCGTCTCTTGCAGCGCCTCTGTCAAGTGGTCTGTCCTCGCTCGTCCGCGGAAGCGCGGTGGGCTGCTCTCGGTGAAGTGCCCTGCATCATATTCATTTGGGCCACTCCATCGCACTTGGACGGCGGCTTCCGATTCTGTGCTCGGCTTTGTGTCCGCGAAAGGCGTGAAGGGTTGGGTGTCATGGCCGTCTGGGTCGGGCTTGGTTGCACTCTTCTGTCGGCTCGAGGATGGGAGTGAGGACACGAAGGTGCGCGGTGGTAGTGGGAGGCCATGGCGATTGTTGTTGATGGGAGATTTGGCCGTGATGGTAGCGCGCACAGATCTCAGCTGCCTGCCCAGCGGCGTCAATGGCCCATGCTGCATGCAAGATGCAAGACAAGAAGGCGATGGAGAGGAAGACACGAGCACAGAGACGTCGAAGCTGCAATGGGAGAGAAAGCTTGCCTGCCTCCGTACGGTAGAAGTGGAGTATAGCTGGGGGCTAACTG includes the following:
- a CDS encoding Polynucleotide 5'-hydroxyl-kinase grc3 codes for the protein MLHVHHMRCSELFSIQFNQASISHSMAQKRSAREACSKPSVPLSAAAALKQAREKAAQPEAEPDSPSLATAVAAAPYDSVIDGEDASSDGEAMVIDAPSSPDRPLSTWRPTKQNVLRSDKEGYEVRLKANDSVTLGGEYDLHVSNGLVTIAGATLHPASGVQRVHALPTQALPAVVARKASTVKFSSVPSSVDCLSHYSPLYRNTGTRDSTGRSFSFLSSSNDDILQRPLAPLDIDNDIRNVISRIVAKATGNGRNRIMAVGGKSTGKSTFNRLLCNTVVTWPEKPNLYYLDLDPGQPEFGPPGQISLVKVTSPLLGPPLTHPASPRSHRFQRIKSHIIAATSFKDDPELYVSCAKELARHIPPTATVIVNSCGWVNGLGATVLLELTTALRITDTVLIQPIDSDLEEAIRRQSQSIHVLPRRQGRLTTHKSPAEHRAMQTMAYLHHKHSSSTDSIKWVDKSINMIRPWKVSYAHESLGVTAVLSYGQAPHPDFLAEVLDGSIVAIVVLDGGYTLQDVHRTVEEQLPYSSVESIDPEWSHCAGIALVRGIDTEEKEVQVVTPLSETEIAGIMDKQIVLVRGAFDSPDWAYTEDLHAAGDAPDDERPWVRQGGQVGIEGAIWRLRHPPTRDQTR